A genomic stretch from Schistosoma haematobium chromosome 4, whole genome shotgun sequence includes:
- a CDS encoding hypothetical protein (SECRETED:SignalP(1-22)): MSKFLLFLSILLIVDPIQLVNSRYIDNTLLRSVLNCYVDCIQNSTNDIQDNNYCYNECFNNPNEKRGKFFMLG, from the coding sequence GTCAaaatttctattatttttatCTATACTACTTATTGTTGATCCAATACAATTAGTCAATTCACGTTATATTGATAATACATTATTACGTAGTGTATTAAATTGTTATGTGGATTGTATACAAAATTCAACAAATGATATACaagataataattattgttataatgAATGTTTTAATAATCCAAATGAAAAACGTGGTAAGTTTTTCATGTTaggataa